The following are encoded in a window of Bacteroidota bacterium genomic DNA:
- the der gene encoding ribosome biogenesis GTPase Der — protein sequence MPNHLIAIIGRPNVGKSTLFNRIVGSQDAIVHDQPGVTRDRHYANAEWCGKTFTLIDTGGFVPKSEEVFEKAIREQSKIAMEEADEIIFVVDANDGITHVDREIASILRKSNKQVILAVNKIDNAASETNAAEFHSLGLGDPTPISALGGRQIGDFLDIITKNISTDGKDRSDDDRLKLAVVGKPNVGKSSLVNAIIGEERTIVTPVAGTTRDPIDTVLKHFGEEIVMIDTAGLIKKKRIRESVEFYSTVRTLKSIERCNVAVVLFDASERIEKQDLMIVQSVIERNRGAVIAVNKWDLVADKDNATAKNFEKAIRDKLRLYDYIPFVFISAKTKQRVFRVIELAKLVHAERSKRIGTSELNKMLLDDIHHYPPSTKTGKDVKLNYVTQVKSLPPIFTFFASEPALIGDNYKRYLENKIREHWGFVGVPLTLQFRRKH from the coding sequence ATGCCCAATCATCTCATAGCTATCATCGGCCGTCCCAATGTAGGAAAGTCTACGTTGTTCAACCGCATTGTCGGTTCGCAGGATGCGATCGTTCACGACCAGCCCGGTGTGACCCGGGACCGCCATTACGCCAACGCCGAATGGTGCGGCAAGACATTTACGTTGATCGACACCGGGGGTTTCGTCCCGAAGTCCGAAGAAGTGTTCGAAAAAGCAATTCGGGAGCAGTCCAAGATTGCCATGGAAGAAGCGGACGAGATCATTTTTGTGGTCGATGCGAACGATGGGATAACGCATGTCGACAGGGAGATCGCTTCGATCCTCCGCAAATCGAATAAGCAAGTGATCCTGGCTGTCAACAAAATTGATAATGCTGCCTCCGAAACAAACGCTGCTGAATTTCATTCCCTCGGCTTGGGGGATCCGACCCCCATTTCGGCATTAGGGGGGCGGCAGATCGGCGATTTCCTCGATATTATCACCAAAAATATTTCCACGGACGGTAAAGATAGATCGGATGACGACAGGTTGAAGCTGGCAGTCGTCGGAAAACCGAACGTCGGCAAATCATCATTGGTGAATGCTATTATTGGCGAAGAAAGAACGATCGTCACACCGGTTGCGGGTACCACCCGCGATCCGATCGACACGGTGCTAAAGCACTTCGGCGAAGAGATCGTCATGATCGACACCGCCGGACTGATCAAAAAAAAACGGATTCGCGAAAGCGTCGAATTCTATTCCACCGTCCGGACGCTGAAAAGTATCGAGCGCTGCAACGTTGCAGTGGTTTTATTCGATGCCAGTGAAAGAATTGAGAAACAAGACCTTATGATCGTCCAGTCTGTGATCGAGCGGAATAGAGGAGCAGTCATCGCAGTGAATAAATGGGATCTAGTGGCCGACAAGGATAATGCAACCGCCAAAAACTTCGAGAAGGCGATCCGCGACAAGCTCCGCCTCTACGATTATATTCCGTTCGTGTTCATTTCTGCCAAGACCAAGCAGAGAGTCTTTAGGGTGATAGAGCTGGCAAAGCTTGTTCACGCTGAGCGATCGAAGCGCATCGGAACGAGCGAGCTGAACAAAATGCTCCTCGACGACATCCATCATTACCCTCCTTCGACAAAGACGGGGAAGGATGTGAAGCTCAACTACGTAACGCAGGTGAAGAGTCTGCCGCCGATCTTCACCTTCTTTGCGAGCGAGCCGGCGCTGATCGGCGACAATTACAAACGCTATCTCGAAAACAAGATACGCGAGCATTGGGGGTTTGTCGGCGTCCCGCTCACCCTCCAGTTCAGGAGGAAGCATTGA
- a CDS encoding SDR family oxidoreductase, whose product MSSDYKFKKTDWALILGASSGFGGATAVELARHGMNICGVHFDRAITLPNAEKVKKEVDAQGVQSLFFNVNASDPEKRKEVIDGLKKEFHKHPESNLRVLMHSLAFGTLRPLVCKDEKEQMTQAQVEMTMDVMANSLVYWTQSAFNGGLLKKGAHVFAMTSSGGHSQLPNYGAVSAAKAALESYIRQLTHDLGPYGITCNAILAGVTDTAALRKIPGALMMLKVAQAKSPAMRNTTPEDVARAIALLSHDDAYFISGNVIGVDGGEDVVSYIGQKDALTLE is encoded by the coding sequence AAATTCAAGAAAACGGATTGGGCGCTGATCCTCGGCGCGTCGAGCGGGTTCGGAGGAGCGACTGCGGTTGAGCTTGCCCGTCACGGGATGAATATCTGCGGCGTTCATTTCGACCGCGCGATCACCCTTCCCAATGCGGAAAAAGTCAAAAAGGAAGTCGATGCGCAGGGGGTGCAGTCGCTCTTTTTCAACGTCAACGCATCCGACCCGGAAAAGAGAAAGGAAGTGATCGACGGGTTGAAAAAAGAATTCCACAAACATCCGGAATCCAATCTCAGGGTCCTGATGCACAGTCTGGCGTTTGGGACGCTTCGCCCCCTGGTGTGCAAAGACGAAAAGGAACAAATGACGCAGGCGCAGGTCGAAATGACGATGGATGTGATGGCCAATTCGCTGGTCTATTGGACGCAGTCTGCCTTCAATGGAGGATTGTTGAAGAAAGGAGCCCATGTTTTTGCAATGACAAGCTCGGGCGGGCATTCGCAGCTGCCGAATTACGGGGCGGTGTCGGCCGCCAAAGCTGCGCTTGAATCGTACATTCGTCAGCTGACGCATGACCTGGGCCCGTACGGGATCACGTGCAATGCTATCCTGGCCGGCGTCACCGATACCGCAGCGTTAAGAAAAATTCCCGGGGCGCTCATGATGCTGAAGGTCGCCCAGGCGAAAAGCCCGGCGATGAGAAACACGACCCCGGAAGACGTGGCAAGGGCCATTGCGCTCCTCAGTCATGACGATGCGTATTTTATATCGGGCAACGTGATCGGAGTTGACGGCGGTGAGGACGTGGTGAGTTACATCGGGCAGAAGGATGCCCTTACGCTCGAATAA
- the metX gene encoding homoserine O-acetyltransferase: MTTLTEHIVATKDVQLFSGNNPLETECGEKLAPVTVAYETYGELNDAGDNAILVCHALTGSAHAAGFLSGDAKSAGWWDSFIGEGKTLDTQKYFVVCSNFLGGCYGTTGPVSPDPRTGRPYGMSFPQMTIRDMVRVQKALADFLGVRQLRTIIGGSLGGMQALEWGVMYPGFVRSLIPIATASAHSPWCIGLNGIARQAIMNDPEWRQGDYYNHGQPEKGLSLARQVAMVSYRSEASFLERFHRERIKSNGHGTRTGFDPENLFQVESYLRYQGKKLVDRFDANTYIYISRAMDLHDVGYGRGSIEDVLSSVNVPVLCVGIDSDILYPVSEQKKLASQLPRARYREISSPFGHDAFLIEFEQLGRFVEEFLRDVR, from the coding sequence ATGACAACCCTTACGGAACATATCGTCGCGACAAAGGACGTGCAGCTCTTCTCCGGGAACAATCCACTTGAAACGGAGTGCGGAGAAAAGCTGGCGCCCGTCACTGTGGCGTATGAAACGTATGGCGAATTGAACGACGCCGGGGATAACGCGATCCTCGTCTGCCACGCATTGACCGGGAGCGCACACGCGGCCGGCTTCCTGTCGGGGGACGCGAAAAGCGCGGGATGGTGGGATTCGTTTATCGGCGAGGGAAAAACGCTCGATACGCAGAAGTATTTCGTCGTCTGCTCAAATTTTCTCGGAGGATGCTACGGAACGACCGGGCCGGTCTCGCCGGATCCTCGTACCGGGAGGCCGTACGGAATGTCGTTCCCCCAAATGACGATCCGCGATATGGTCCGCGTTCAAAAGGCACTGGCCGATTTTCTCGGCGTGCGGCAGCTCAGAACGATCATTGGAGGTTCGCTCGGAGGGATGCAGGCACTGGAGTGGGGGGTAATGTATCCCGGTTTCGTTCGTTCACTGATCCCGATCGCTACGGCGAGCGCGCATTCTCCCTGGTGCATAGGATTGAACGGAATCGCACGCCAGGCGATCATGAATGACCCCGAGTGGCGCCAGGGCGACTATTACAACCATGGTCAGCCTGAAAAAGGTCTATCGCTTGCCCGCCAGGTTGCGATGGTGTCCTATCGGAGCGAGGCGTCGTTTCTGGAACGCTTCCACAGGGAAAGGATCAAGTCCAACGGACATGGTACAAGGACGGGGTTTGATCCGGAAAATCTATTCCAGGTGGAAAGCTACCTGAGGTACCAGGGGAAGAAACTCGTCGACCGGTTCGATGCCAACACCTACATTTACATCTCGCGGGCGATGGATCTTCACGACGTAGGGTATGGACGGGGGAGTATTGAAGACGTTTTATCCTCGGTCAATGTGCCAGTGCTGTGCGTTGGCATCGATTCCGATATTTTATATCCTGTCAGCGAACAGAAAAAGCTTGCTTCGCAACTCCCCCGCGCTCGTTATCGAGAGATCAGTTCCCCGTTCGGTCATGACGCATTTCTCATCGAATTTGAACAGCTCGGCAGGTTTGTCGAAGAATTCTTGAGGGACGTTCGGTAA
- a CDS encoding TonB-dependent receptor, whose protein sequence is MKRFLITILLSVAGSFSLFPQQLTVAVEGTGNPIPSATVRLLELERIARTDASGRAVFQNVPRGPVKIFVRVLGYASAAQTVTIDSMQTETNIVLTPSTIDMDEVVVSASPFERPSGEQYQSAESRSMMELRDPPGSTFAEKISDMAGVAVRGNGSAPSRPILRGLSDNRVLVLENGLRNGDISTYDPAHAVPIDALSISQIDVVRGPASILYGPSTIGGLVNIITNTIPLSSINPFSGRVSIEGNSVSDEYAGYFDGTYSSNGQSLAVSAGGLHSQNIHIPAGDYADPASGQIFSLDRMPQTFDHMQEGSLGYSLQGTEGMIGVGGKHYEMNYGIPGVPPNQNWMNVPPATSRIAQYKNSIELQSILLIDGSLIKQGKLSADFVDYRHAEYPTAEDSTGISDPQANEFHKQTFNASLQLEQQQLGRLQGAVGLWTNIENLTIEGEMPLGPNSVTTGIAAYAYEEYLADENIRLQAGLRFDDNRIHTTPYAASSDSVFRSLNAAQLSNAVTASVGAIERITDALKASLSIARSFRPPTVQELFANGLDAASATYSKGDAGLSPETGLGIDASLKGSFPDFSFEFSPYVNFINHYIYAFLTGDTVEAFPVRQFSATDARLEGFEALVAVEPLQRIAVKASVDFVNAEDTRNNIPLPFTPPMRGLLRMSYDGEKYSGMVEWRLAARQTRLGDGDTPTAGYGVVNIGGAVRFIQQGAEHIVSVHCDNLLNQVYRDNLSVIKDFVPQPARGIRCNYDILF, encoded by the coding sequence ATGAAACGGTTTCTTATTACCATACTTCTCAGTGTGGCCGGGTCTTTTTCTCTGTTTCCTCAACAGCTTACAGTGGCGGTCGAAGGGACCGGCAATCCCATTCCATCCGCAACGGTACGGTTATTGGAATTAGAGCGAATTGCCCGTACCGATGCATCGGGACGTGCTGTTTTTCAAAATGTGCCCCGAGGGCCCGTAAAAATTTTTGTTCGGGTTCTCGGATATGCATCGGCAGCACAAACGGTCACGATAGATAGCATGCAAACCGAAACGAACATCGTGCTTACGCCATCCACGATCGATATGGATGAGGTCGTCGTCTCCGCATCGCCCTTTGAACGCCCATCGGGTGAGCAGTACCAATCGGCAGAATCGAGGTCAATGATGGAACTGCGAGATCCTCCAGGTTCGACTTTTGCCGAAAAAATATCCGACATGGCCGGCGTCGCTGTTCGCGGCAACGGTTCGGCTCCGTCCCGCCCGATCCTTCGCGGTCTCTCGGACAACCGCGTTTTGGTCCTGGAGAACGGCCTGCGCAACGGCGACATTTCGACGTACGATCCGGCTCATGCAGTTCCCATCGACGCGCTGAGCATCTCGCAAATCGATGTCGTGCGCGGACCGGCAAGCATTCTCTACGGCCCTAGTACCATCGGCGGATTGGTGAATATCATAACCAATACGATCCCTCTTTCATCGATCAATCCGTTCTCGGGGAGGGTTTCCATCGAAGGGAACTCCGTAAGCGATGAGTATGCAGGGTATTTCGACGGGACATACTCAAGCAACGGGCAATCGCTCGCCGTCTCGGCGGGGGGACTTCATTCACAGAACATTCATATTCCGGCCGGCGACTACGCCGATCCGGCAAGCGGTCAAATATTTTCCCTCGACCGCATGCCGCAGACATTTGACCATATGCAGGAAGGAAGCCTCGGCTATTCGCTGCAGGGGACTGAAGGAATGATCGGCGTCGGAGGGAAGCATTATGAGATGAATTACGGCATACCGGGCGTCCCGCCAAACCAGAATTGGATGAATGTCCCCCCTGCTACTTCTCGCATCGCGCAATATAAAAATTCCATTGAGCTGCAGAGCATTCTCCTTATCGACGGATCATTGATCAAGCAGGGAAAACTCTCGGCGGATTTCGTCGATTACAGGCATGCGGAATATCCGACCGCTGAAGATTCAACCGGCATCTCCGATCCGCAGGCAAATGAGTTCCATAAGCAGACGTTCAATGCGTCGCTTCAGCTGGAACAACAACAGTTAGGAAGGTTGCAAGGGGCCGTTGGGCTTTGGACAAACATCGAAAATCTGACGATCGAAGGGGAAATGCCTTTAGGGCCCAATTCGGTCACCACCGGCATTGCGGCATATGCGTACGAAGAATACCTTGCGGACGAAAATATCCGCCTGCAGGCCGGACTCCGTTTCGATGACAATCGCATTCACACAACGCCGTACGCGGCATCGAGTGATTCCGTCTTTCGATCGCTGAATGCCGCCCAGCTGTCAAACGCCGTGACGGCATCCGTCGGAGCTATCGAAAGAATCACCGACGCGCTGAAGGCTTCTCTAAGCATTGCACGCTCATTCCGTCCGCCGACGGTGCAGGAGCTCTTCGCCAACGGGCTCGATGCTGCAAGCGCCACCTATTCGAAAGGGGATGCCGGCCTCTCCCCCGAGACCGGATTGGGCATCGATGCCTCGCTGAAGGGGAGCTTCCCGGATTTTTCTTTTGAATTTTCTCCGTACGTGAATTTCATCAACCATTATATTTATGCGTTCCTGACGGGGGATACGGTAGAGGCCTTTCCGGTGCGGCAATTTTCTGCAACGGATGCCCGCCTTGAGGGATTCGAGGCGCTGGTTGCGGTCGAGCCTTTGCAAAGAATCGCTGTGAAAGCCAGCGTCGATTTTGTCAATGCGGAGGATACGCGAAATAATATTCCTCTCCCCTTCACCCCGCCGATGCGCGGTCTTTTAAGAATGAGTTACGACGGGGAAAAATATTCCGGCATGGTGGAATGGCGGCTGGCAGCCAGGCAAACACGGCTCGGCGACGGCGATACGCCCACCGCGGGGTACGGCGTCGTCAATATCGGGGGGGCTGTCCGTTTCATTCAGCAAGGTGCGGAACACATTGTGAGCGTGCATTGCGATAATCTCCTTAATCAGGTCTACCGGGACAACCTTTCTGTGATCAAAGACTTCGTGCCGCAGCCGGCCCGGGGCATACGCTGCAATTACGATATACTTTTTTGA
- a CDS encoding TMEM175 family protein has product MTKGRLEAFSDGVLAIIITIMVLELKIPLGADLSALIPLAPVFLSYTLSFVFLGIYWSNHHHLLQAVKNVDGRVLWANLHLLFWLSLTPFVTGWMGENRFAPGPVALYGVILLFSAIAYYILTRALLSIHAKDSILAAAIGSDFKGKISVVIYAAAIILCSVNSWISGGLYILVAIMWLVPDRRIERRLFQ; this is encoded by the coding sequence TTGACCAAAGGGCGACTGGAAGCATTCAGCGACGGCGTACTTGCGATTATCATCACCATCATGGTGCTTGAGCTTAAAATCCCGCTTGGAGCCGATCTCTCCGCGCTGATTCCCCTTGCACCGGTATTTCTCAGCTATACGCTGAGTTTCGTTTTTCTGGGAATTTACTGGAGCAATCATCATCATCTTCTTCAGGCAGTGAAGAATGTCGACGGCCGAGTTCTGTGGGCAAATTTACATCTGCTGTTCTGGTTATCACTCACTCCATTTGTCACGGGATGGATGGGTGAAAATCGGTTTGCCCCCGGACCGGTGGCGCTGTACGGCGTCATTCTCTTGTTTTCAGCGATCGCTTATTACATCCTGACACGCGCGCTGTTATCGATCCACGCTAAAGATTCCATCCTTGCCGCCGCGATCGGAAGCGATTTCAAGGGGAAAATTTCAGTCGTCATCTATGCTGCCGCGATCATTCTCTGCTCTGTCAACTCATGGATTTCTGGAGGATTGTATATCCTCGTCGCTATCATGTGGCTTGTTCCAGACCGGAGAATTGAGAGAAGACTTTTTCAATAG
- a CDS encoding O-acetylhomoserine aminocarboxypropyltransferase/cysteine synthase encodes MATNGKARHYRFETLQLHAGQSPDPTTKSRAVPLYQTTSYNFNDAGHAAALFGLQEFGNIYTRIMNPTTAVFEERIAALEGGAAALATSSGQAAQFLAISTIAQAGENIISTSNLYGGTYNQFKVTFPRLGIGVKFVEGDKPEDFRKLIDNKTKAIYIESIGNPRLNIPDFEAIAKVAHENNIPLIVDNTFGAGGYLVQPFKYGADIIVHSATKWIGGHGTSIGGVIVDSGKFNWGNGKFPIFTEPSPGYHGLKFWDVFGSGGPFGNIAFAIRARVEGLRDIGPCLSPFNSFLFLQGLETLSLRVERHNENALKVAQWLERHPQVDWVSYPGLPNHPSHASAKKYLRSGLFGSIIVFGIKGGIEAGKAFINNVKLSSLLANVGDAKTLVIHPASTTHQQLSEKEQRDSGVTPELIRVSVGIEHIDDILEDFDEALRAVKTPVHA; translated from the coding sequence ATGGCAACAAATGGAAAAGCTCGGCACTATCGGTTTGAAACCCTTCAACTGCACGCAGGCCAGTCGCCCGACCCGACGACAAAATCGCGTGCGGTACCGCTGTATCAAACAACGTCATACAATTTCAACGATGCGGGGCATGCCGCAGCTCTGTTCGGTCTGCAGGAATTCGGCAACATCTATACCCGTATCATGAACCCGACGACGGCCGTTTTTGAAGAGCGTATCGCCGCTCTCGAAGGAGGAGCCGCGGCACTCGCGACGTCCTCGGGCCAGGCGGCACAGTTCCTCGCTATTTCAACGATCGCTCAGGCAGGCGAAAATATTATTTCGACGAGCAATCTTTACGGCGGAACATACAACCAGTTCAAGGTGACCTTTCCGCGGCTCGGCATCGGCGTAAAATTCGTCGAGGGAGACAAGCCGGAGGATTTTCGCAAACTGATCGACAACAAGACGAAGGCGATTTACATCGAGTCGATCGGCAATCCGCGCTTGAATATCCCCGATTTCGAGGCGATCGCAAAAGTGGCCCACGAAAACAACATCCCGCTTATCGTCGATAACACGTTCGGCGCGGGCGGCTATCTTGTGCAGCCGTTCAAGTACGGCGCGGATATCATTGTCCACTCCGCGACAAAATGGATCGGCGGACACGGCACCTCGATCGGCGGCGTGATCGTCGACTCGGGAAAATTCAACTGGGGAAACGGCAAGTTCCCGATCTTCACCGAGCCGAGCCCGGGATACCATGGACTGAAATTCTGGGATGTTTTTGGTTCGGGTGGTCCGTTCGGAAATATCGCCTTCGCCATTCGTGCGCGCGTTGAAGGGCTTCGCGATATCGGTCCTTGCTTGAGCCCGTTTAATTCATTCCTGTTCCTGCAGGGATTGGAAACGCTCTCGCTTCGCGTCGAACGCCACAATGAGAATGCACTGAAGGTCGCCCAATGGCTGGAACGGCATCCTCAGGTCGATTGGGTCTCGTATCCGGGGCTTCCGAACCATCCCTCACACGCGAGCGCAAAAAAATATTTGCGATCGGGCTTGTTCGGGTCGATCATCGTCTTCGGCATCAAAGGAGGCATCGAGGCGGGAAAGGCGTTCATCAACAACGTCAAGCTCTCAAGTTTGCTGGCGAATGTCGGCGATGCAAAGACGCTCGTCATCCATCCCGCGTCCACGACACATCAGCAGCTTTCTGAAAAAGAGCAGCGCGATTCGGGCGTGACGCCCGAGCTTATCCGGGTGTCTGTCGGCATCGAACACATCGACGACATTCTTGAAGACTTCGATGAAGCTCTTCGCGCCGTTAAAACACCGGTCCACGCATAA
- the upp gene encoding uracil phosphoribosyltransferase, which yields MKNLTIVKHPLIQRDVTFLRDVKTSNDEFRHILSRIAGMMAFQVTKDFELKEFPVRTPLETTKGFSLKHPIVVVPVLRAGLGMVEGFLNVLPEARVGHVGLYRNEKTLQPVDYYSKFPKEISKALVILIDPMLATGGSATAAISFLKRKGAKNIRIACLVAAPAGVRMVVKHHPDVQIFCASLDRALNAKGYILPGLGDAGDRIFGTE from the coding sequence ATGAAAAACCTCACTATAGTCAAGCATCCGCTCATTCAGAGAGATGTGACATTTTTACGCGACGTAAAAACATCGAACGATGAGTTCCGCCATATCCTCTCACGCATCGCAGGGATGATGGCGTTTCAGGTGACGAAAGATTTTGAGCTGAAGGAATTTCCCGTTCGTACGCCCCTGGAAACGACCAAGGGATTTTCTCTTAAACACCCGATCGTGGTAGTGCCGGTTCTACGGGCGGGACTCGGCATGGTTGAAGGTTTTCTGAATGTCCTTCCGGAAGCTCGGGTTGGCCACGTCGGCCTTTATCGGAATGAAAAAACGCTCCAGCCGGTCGATTACTATTCTAAATTTCCGAAAGAAATTTCGAAGGCATTGGTCATTCTTATCGACCCGATGCTTGCAACCGGAGGAAGCGCGACGGCGGCAATATCATTCCTCAAAAGAAAGGGGGCAAAGAACATCCGCATCGCTTGTCTTGTTGCGGCGCCGGCGGGGGTCAGGATGGTCGTCAAACATCATCCCGACGTTCAGATCTTCTGCGCAAGCCTTGACCGGGCGCTTAATGCCAAAGGGTACATCCTTCCCGGGCTTGGTGACGCCGGAGACAGAATTTTCGGCACAGAATGA
- the arfB gene encoding alternative ribosome rescue aminoacyl-tRNA hydrolase ArfB: METIVIGDKIRIPFSDLRFRFSRSGGPGGQNVNKVATRVELIFDVTSSSFDRETKETLLRKLRSKLDSEGRLRVVSQGSRSQWKNREDAVERFISLLSSAVTKAKKRTPTGATKSAQEERISRKKGRSKLKKTRKIDLNRELY, encoded by the coding sequence ATGGAAACTATCGTCATCGGCGATAAGATCAGAATCCCTTTTTCGGATTTGCGTTTTCGCTTTTCACGGAGCGGCGGACCGGGGGGGCAGAATGTCAACAAGGTCGCCACGCGCGTCGAGTTGATTTTTGACGTGACTTCATCCTCTTTTGACCGGGAGACAAAAGAGACACTCCTCCGGAAACTCCGGTCAAAACTTGATTCTGAGGGGCGGCTGCGCGTCGTCTCTCAGGGATCCCGAAGCCAATGGAAAAATAGGGAAGATGCAGTGGAAAGATTCATTTCCCTGCTTTCGAGCGCCGTGACGAAGGCAAAGAAACGAACTCCAACGGGGGCGACAAAGAGCGCTCAGGAAGAACGCATTTCTCGGAAAAAGGGGAGGAGCAAATTGAAAAAAACACGCAAAATAGACCTGAACAGAGAGCTGTATTGA
- a CDS encoding GNAT family N-acetyltransferase, whose product MKTSFNIRRAKAGDIEAITAIYNEAILTTTATFDTEPKTLAERMTWFNGHDERHPILVAVVEGNVVGWASLTKWSDRPAYDGTAETSFYVDSKYRGRGIGRALKDAVIEEARKLHFHTLIARVADGSSESMHLNEEAGFVLVGTMKEVGRKFGKLLDVHILQKMLD is encoded by the coding sequence ATGAAAACATCATTCAACATTCGGAGAGCGAAGGCCGGTGACATCGAAGCGATCACCGCGATCTACAACGAGGCCATCCTCACAACCACGGCGACGTTCGACACGGAACCCAAAACCCTCGCGGAACGGATGACGTGGTTCAACGGCCACGATGAAAGACATCCGATCCTCGTTGCCGTCGTGGAGGGGAACGTCGTCGGCTGGGCGTCGCTGACCAAATGGTCGGACAGGCCGGCATACGACGGCACGGCTGAGACGTCTTTTTATGTGGATTCGAAATACCGGGGACGGGGCATCGGCCGCGCGCTCAAAGATGCCGTCATCGAGGAGGCACGGAAGCTTCATTTCCACACGCTGATCGCGCGCGTGGCGGACGGAAGCAGCGAGAGCATGCACTTGAATGAAGAAGCCGGTTTTGTCCTCGTCGGAACGATGAAAGAGGTAGGAAGAAAATTCGGAAAATTACTCGACGTGCATATTTTGCAGAAAATGCTCGATTAA
- a CDS encoding FAD-dependent oxidoreductase — protein sequence MKRRILVIGGLAAGPSAAAKAKRVSPGAEVVLYEQGEHISYGICEIPYFIAGEIADPQKLVVYDPERMEKEKGVVAKVLHTVEEILPSRKEITVRDLRSGKTNTEAYDKLIIATGSTPKRLQLEGERSRNVFVIKDLDEAYGLNTMLGQEKPRRAVIVGGGFVALEMADAFVRRGMDVTMIHHASLPMSKFEDEGRNYIMGEIESHGVTFMGDTKVEWLGVGARGSVVAVGTRNVTIETDIVVIAIGVKPESRLALAAGIQLGPFGGIRVDEKMRALGAESVFAAGDCCELKNVVTKKPMYIALATTASKTGRVAGENAAGGNAAFKGTLRAIGVRAFDKEVAHVGLSSTEAKDASFDPVVNTIHARSKIGIMPDAKEIHFTLVADKQSRRLLGANVIGEEGAILRANTLAAAIRHGMTIDDVEHFDLIYTPPYAPLWDGIIISAEQMKKKLDGDQPAEKRTRR from the coding sequence ATGAAACGGCGCATCCTTGTCATCGGAGGATTGGCCGCTGGTCCAAGCGCGGCAGCCAAGGCGAAGCGGGTCAGCCCCGGCGCCGAGGTTGTGCTGTATGAACAGGGGGAACACATCTCGTACGGCATTTGTGAGATCCCTTATTTCATCGCCGGCGAAATAGCCGACCCGCAGAAACTCGTCGTCTATGACCCTGAACGGATGGAAAAAGAAAAAGGAGTTGTTGCGAAGGTGCTGCACACCGTCGAAGAAATTCTTCCTTCCCGAAAAGAAATAACGGTGAGAGATCTTCGGTCCGGCAAAACGAACACCGAAGCGTACGACAAGCTCATCATCGCCACGGGTTCGACGCCGAAACGACTCCAGCTCGAGGGGGAAAGATCGAGAAATGTTTTTGTGATCAAAGACCTCGACGAGGCGTACGGACTGAACACGATGCTCGGACAGGAAAAGCCGCGGCGGGCGGTGATCGTCGGCGGAGGGTTTGTCGCCCTCGAAATGGCCGACGCATTCGTCCGTCGGGGGATGGATGTCACGATGATCCATCATGCCTCATTGCCGATGTCCAAGTTTGAGGACGAAGGGCGAAACTACATCATGGGGGAGATCGAAAGCCATGGCGTCACATTCATGGGAGATACGAAGGTCGAATGGCTCGGGGTTGGCGCGCGAGGTTCAGTCGTTGCCGTTGGCACGCGCAACGTGACGATCGAGACCGATATCGTCGTCATCGCGATCGGGGTCAAACCCGAATCGAGGCTCGCTCTCGCGGCCGGGATCCAACTGGGTCCCTTCGGGGGGATCCGGGTGGATGAAAAAATGAGGGCCCTGGGCGCCGAAAGCGTTTTCGCCGCCGGAGATTGTTGCGAGCTGAAGAATGTGGTTACCAAGAAGCCGATGTATATTGCGCTGGCAACGACGGCAAGCAAAACCGGACGCGTCGCCGGTGAAAATGCCGCCGGGGGAAATGCTGCGTTCAAGGGAACACTCAGGGCCATTGGTGTCAGAGCTTTTGACAAAGAGGTCGCGCATGTCGGATTGAGCTCAACAGAAGCAAAGGATGCTTCGTTTGACCCAGTGGTCAATACGATCCACGCCCGTTCAAAGATCGGCATTATGCCGGACGCAAAGGAGATCCATTTTACGCTCGTTGCCGACAAGCAATCGCGCAGGCTTTTGGGTGCAAATGTTATCGGAGAAGAGGGCGCAATTCTTCGGGCCAACACGTTAGCCGCCGCTATCCGCCACGGCATGACGATTGACGATGTCGAGCATTTTGATTTAATTTATACACCGCCGTACGCTCCGCTTTGGGATGGAATAATTATCAGCGCAGAGCAGATGAAGAAAAAGCTCGACGGGGACCAACCAGCAGAGAAAAGAACCAGGCGGTGA